Part of the Coriobacteriaceae bacterium genome is shown below.
GTGGGGCGGTCATGTCGACGAGCCCATGCCCACGGCCGTTCCCGATCCCGACAAGCCCGCACGCATGGCCAGCAGGCAGGCGCGCCTCAGCGAGCAGGACAGCCTGCAGCAGGACGACGGCAGGTAGGGTATTGGCATTTTGCCGGCCTGGCGCAACCCTTCCGAACGAGCCCCTCGAAAGCCTCGCTGCTTTCGAGGGGCTTTCGTTTTCCCAGATAAAACCTACCAAAATGAAGCTGTCGCTTTTTGGTAGGGAGGGTGTATCGTTTTATCATTATGAGGTAACATGAAACTAGACGTTATATACGTATTAGTTATTTCGATATTTCGATAAGAGTGATTAGATATGCCTGCGCCTAAAAATGCACCGCTTTACCAGCAGATTTACGACGAAATCAAGGATGCGATCGAGAAAGGTGTTTATGCGCCCAAGGAGCGTATTCCGTCCGAGCTTGAGCTGGCCGAGCAGTACGAGGTGAGCCGAATTACGGTGCGCCGCGCCGTCGAGGAGCTGTGCTCTGATGGCTACCTGGTTAAGCAGCAGGGCCGTGGCACCTTTGTTTCCACGCCGCACATCAATCGCCAGTTTCACGCCTCGACGCTGCAGACGTTTACCGCGCTGTGTGCCGATAATGGCATGAAGGCGGGCGCGCATGTGGTCGATCGCCAGATTGTGCCGGCACGTCAAAACGAGATGGAGTTCTTTGGCCTGCAAAAGGACGCGCTGCTGCTGCATATTAAGCGCGTGCGTACAGCCGACGGCGAGCCCATCTTTGAGGAGAACATCTTTGTGCCGTTTGATGCCTACCGTGAGCTGTTGACGGCCGATCTTGAGGACAAGTCGATTTTTGCCG
Proteins encoded:
- a CDS encoding GntR family transcriptional regulator, giving the protein MPAPKNAPLYQQIYDEIKDAIEKGVYAPKERIPSELELAEQYEVSRITVRRAVEELCSDGYLVKQQGRGTFVSTPHINRQFHASTLQTFTALCADNGMKAGAHVVDRQIVPARQNEMEFFGLQKDALLLHIKRVRTADGEPIFEENIFVPFDAYRELLTADLEDKSIFAEVERVGGTPIVSVGYRTVEAVRANTEQAAELGVAPHDPLLNLRASFTGPNGEPVLMGKQYYVGSRYVMVM